The following proteins are encoded in a genomic region of Brachypodium distachyon strain Bd21 chromosome 1, Brachypodium_distachyon_v3.0, whole genome shotgun sequence:
- the LOC100825364 gene encoding cytokinin dehydrogenase 10, translating to MPRASLATFLIVTSLFSTASHLGTLASGAQPDEDLSALDVVSKIRTDWGSIVRASLDFGHIVETTPMGVFHPASPSDISALIRFSLSQPAPFTVSPRGQGHSSRGQALASGGIVVDMPSLQGHNGGDHGRRVNVSVDGMYVDVGGEQLWIDVLAATLRHGGGLAPRVWTDYLRITVGGTLSNAGIGGQAFRHGPQISNVQELDVVTGTGDMITCSRSQNSDLFFATLGGLGQFGVITRARVGLEPAPKRVKWVRLAYSDVRLFTADQELLISKAAGFDYVEGQVQLNRTLTEGRRSSSFFSASELARLAGLTLDTGSAAIYYIEGAMYYDGYSAATVDQKLEALLEELSFLPGLVFIRDVAYVQFLDRVGQEEQKLRSAGAWDVPHPWLNLFVPKSRIHEFDAGVFKGILKDAKPVGLLLMYPMNKNKWDNQMTAMTPDEDVFYAVGLLRSAMGPGDLERLEKENEAVLGFCDRAGIGCKQYLPHYASMDAWRQHFGNKWSWVAELKAKYDPKAILSPGQGIFPSARTSSTPTLISAS from the exons ATGCCGAGGGCTAGTCTAGCTACATTTCTCATCGTCACCAGCTTGTTCTCCACCGCCAGCCATCTCGGAACGCTAGCGTCCGGCGCTCAGCCCGACGAAGATCTCTCTGCCCTTGACGTCGTGTCCAAAATCCGCACGGATTGGGGCTCGATTGTGAGGGCCTCTTTGGATTTCGGACACATAGTAGAGACCACCCCCATGGGGGTTTTTCACCCGGCGTCACCCTCTGACATATCTGCTCTAATACGCTTCTCGCTCAGCCAGCCTGCGCCTTTCACAGTGTCACCACGTGGGCAAGGGCACTCCTCTAGGGGACAGGCCCTGGCCTCAGGTGGTATCGTCGTCGACATGCCATCGCTGCAAGGACACAACGGCGGTGATCACGGCCGCCGTGTCAACGTGTCGGTGGACGGAATGTACGTggacgtcggcggcgagcaACTGTGGATCGACGTCCTTGCTGCCACGCTCCGGCATGGCGGTGGCCTTGCGCCCCGCGTGTGGACCGACTACCTCCGGATCACCGTCGGCGGCACGCTCTCCAATGCCGGCATCGGCGGGCAGGCGTTTCGACACGGCCCGCAGATCTCCAACGTGCAGGAACTTGATGTGGTCACAG GCACGGGCGACATGATCACCTGCTCCCGGAGCCAGAACTCGGACCTCTTCTTTGCGACATTGGGCGGGCTGGGTCAGTTTGGGGTGATAACCCGGGCCCGGGTCGGGCTTGAACCGGCTCCGAAACGGGTCAAGTGGGTCCGGCTCGCCTACTCGGACGTACGCTTGTTCACTGCTGATCAAGAGCTGCTCATATCGAAAGCGGCCGGATTCGATTACGTGGAGGGGCAGGTCCAGCTTAACCGGACCCTGACGGAGGGCCGAAGGtcgtcctccttcttctcgGCTTCCGAGCTTGCTCGGCTTGCAGGGCTCACCTTGGACACGGGATCGGCCGCGATCTACTACATCGAAGGCGCAATGTACTATGATGGCTACTCCGCTGCCACCGTGGATCAG AAGCTCGAAGCGCTACTGGAGGAACTGAGCTTTCTCCCGGGGTTGGTGTTCATAAGGGATGTTGCATACGTGCAGTTCCTGGACCGTGTTGGCCAGGAGGAGCAGAAGCTCCGGTCGGCCGGCGCCTGGGACGTGCCGCACCCGTGGCTAAACCTCTTCGTCCCGAAATCACGCATCCACGAATTTGATGCCGGCGTGTTCAAGGGCATCCTCAAGGACGCCAAGCCCGTGGGGCTCCTCCTCATGTATCCaatgaacaagaacaagtggGACAACCAGATGACGGCGATGACGCCCGATGAGGACGTTTTCTACGCCGTTGGGCTGCTCCGGTCGGCCATGGGCCCCGGGGACTTGGAGCGGCTGGAGAAGGAGAACGAGGCGGTGCTCGGGTTCTGCGACCGGGCTGGGATCGGGTGCAAGCAGTACCTGCCACACTATGCGTCCATGGACGCCTGGAGGCAGCATTTTGGGAACAAGTGGAGCTGGGTTGCCGAGCTCAAGGCCAAGTATGACCCCAAAGCGATTCTGTCGCCGGGACAGGGGATCTTCCCGTCCGCGAGAACCAGCAGCACACCCACTTTAATCTCGGCATCCTAA
- the LOC100833248 gene encoding GATA transcription factor 21 — MSTIYMSQLSAAFPLMEEDHHQDHHQGHFQNFTLPKDPPILFPFVINNSSPSDNSLSYGSGHHLRQQHHAMLEAPQHMIGGSSSVFLAPFPTVESIRDDMIERSSSYDPYDIEKLQATNGSLKARKWTAPAPAAKMRITRKTSDPAGTVKKPRKRAQAYEDHHMNQGQALGVIRTCSDCNTTKTPLWRSGPCGPKSLCNACGIRQRKARRAMMAPGAAPLTTGSGIVGGKGTGDAHPKAKKEKRAADVDRSLPFKKRCKVVIQDHTATNGAAPVEANAAEPAAVSVSTAAAAPVKEGLVNTIGVNWSNSPTAPGTACSFLPSSVPALDEITDAAMLLMTLSCELVRS, encoded by the exons ATGTCTACCATCTACATGAGCCAGCTCTCTGCTGCTTTCCCTCTGATGGAGGAAGATCATCACCAGGATCACCATCAAGGCCACTTCCAGAATTTCACCTTACCCAAAGATCCCCCAATCTTGTTCCCTTTTGTAATCAACAACAGCAGCCCTAGTGACAACAGTCTCAGCTATGGATCAGGCCATCACTTGAGGCAGCAGCATCATGCTATGCTAGAGGCGCCCCAACAT ATGATTGGTGGATCATCAAGTGTGTTCTTGGCACCGTTCCCAACCGTCGAGAGCATCCGTGACGACATGATCGAGCGATCCTCCTCGTATGATCCATACGATATCGAGAAGCTGCAGGCCACCAATGGATCACTCAAGGCCCGCAAGTGGACGGCGCCTGCTCCTGCAGCCAAGATGAGGATCacaaggaagacgagcgatCCAGCTGGGACGGtgaagaagccaaggaagagggCGCAGGCATATGAGGATCATCATATGAACCAGGGGCAGGCTCTGGGTGTTATTAGGACGTGCTCCGACTGCAACACCACCAAGACCCCCTTGTGGAGGAGTGGTCCCTGTGGTCCCAAG TCGCTCTGCAACGCGTGTGGCATCAGGCAGCGGAAGGCGCGGCGAGCCATGATGGCCCCTGGGGCGGCGCCGCTCACCACCGGCAGCGGCATCGTCGGGGGCAAGGGCACCGGTGATGCACACCCCAAGgcgaagaaggagaagagagcAGCGGACGTCGACCGGTCTCTGCCGTTCAAGAAACGGTGCAAGGTGGTGATCCAGGACCACACTGCCACGAACGGTGCCGCTCCTGTCGAGGCCAACGCCGCTGAGCCTGCCGCCGTTAGCGTCAGCACCGCTGCCGCTGCACCGGTGAAGGAGGGTCTCGTCAACACCATCGGGGTCAACTGGAGCAACAGCCCAACAGCGCCTGGAACCGCCTGCAGCTTCCTGCCATCATCGGTGCCGGCGCTGGACGAGATCACGGACGCCGCCATGCTGCTCATGACGCTGTCCTGCGAGCTTGTCCGGAGCTGA
- the LOC100832936 gene encoding elongation factor 1-gamma 3 → MALVLHSGSGNKNAFKALIAAEFCGVKVELAKNFEMGVSNKTPEFIKMNPLGKVPVLETPDGAVFESNAIARYVARSKGDSPLFGGSLIDYAHVEQWMDFSATEIDGNIARWLYPRLGYMPYVPASEEIGIAGLKRSLGALNTHLASTTFLVGHSVTLADITMTCNLYHGFARLLTKTFTSEFPHVERYFWTMVNQPNFKKVIGEVKQAEAVPPVQKKPAPAKEPKAKEVKAPKEAPKPVVDAAEEEAPKPKPKNPLDLLPPSKMVLDDWKRLYSNTKTNFREVAIKGFWDMYDPEGYSLWFCDYKYQDENTVSYVTLNKVGGFLQRMDLCRKYAFGKMLVIGTEAPFKVKGLWLFRGQDIPKFVMDEVYDMELYEWTKVDISDEAQKERVSAMIEDLEPFEGQALLDAKCFK, encoded by the exons ATGGCGCTT GTTTTGCATTCCGGAAGCGGCAACAAGAATGCCTTTAAGGCACTTATTGCTGCAGAATTCTGTGGTGTCAAGGTTGAACTCGCTAAGAACTTTGAGATGGGTGTCTCAAACAAAACACCCGAATTTATCAAGATGAATCCCCTCGGGAAG GTTCCGGTTCTGGAGACTCCTGATGGTGCTGTTTTTGAGAGCAATGCTATTGCACGCTATG TTGCTCGCTCAAAGGGTGACAGCCCTCTATTTGGAGGTTCTCTTATTGATTAT GCACATGTTGAGCAGTGGATGGACTTCTCTGCCACAGAGATTGATGGCAATATTGCTAGGTGGTTGTATCCAAGACTTGGATATATGCCTTATGTGCCTGCA TCTGAGGAAATCGGCATTGCTGGATTGAAGAGGTCGCTTGGTGCTTTGAACACACATCTGGCCTCCACCACCTTTCTTGTTGGACATTCTGTCACTCTAGCTGATATCACGATGACATGCAATCTCTACCATGGCTTTGCACGGCTCTTGACCAAGACTTTCACATCTGAGTTCCCTCATGTTGAGAGGTACTTCTGGACCATGGTGAACCAGCCTAACTTCAAGAAGGTTATTGGTGAGGTCAAGCAGGCAGAGGCTGTACCTCCTGTTCAGAAGAAGCCTGCTCCTGCTAAGGAGCCAAAGGCGAAGGAAGTTAAGGCTCCTAAGGAGGCCCCAAAGCCAGTGGTTGATGCAGCAGAGGAAGAGGCACCAAAGCCAAAGCCCAAAAATCCACTTGATCTACTGCCACCGAGCAAGATGGTACTTGATGACTGGAAGAGGTTATACTCAAACACAAAGACCAACTTCCGTGAGGTTGCCATTAAAG GATTCTGGGACATGTATGACCCAGAGGGTTACTCTCTCTGGTTCTGTGACTACAAATACCAGGACGAGAACACTGTATCATACGTGACCCTGAACAAGGTTGGTGGGTTCCTGCAGCGGATGGATCTGTGCCGCAAATATGCATTCGGCAAAATGCTTGTCATTGGCACTGAGGCGCCCTTCAAGGTCAAGGGACTCTGGCTCTTCCGTGGCCAAGACATCCCCAAGTTTGTCATGGACGAGGTCTACGACATGGAGCTCTATGAGTGGACCAAGGTTGACATCTCCGACGAGGCCCAGAAGGAGCGTGTCAGCGCCATGATTGAGGACCTTGAGCCATTTGAGGGCCAGGCCTTGCTGGACGCCAAGTGCTTCAAGTGA
- the LOC100825671 gene encoding putative protein phosphatase 2C 24: MEQMPILLFRSLVSRSPPSSISKSKPRSPIRKKAKIENSSRGDRATMEVLPPAEILPTLAEMKARTPKPMRIAYAIRYGRLPASAAAGREDVARCVAALARTYEPDMDDLMEFPEVALKLQPGSCYLRDHDEDAHFIRADPGVIGVADGVGSWRAKGVDAAAFSRALMANARAQVDSAVPGTPVCPYKLLERAYEQTVAASTPGSSTAVIVSLSGRVLRWAYVGDSGFALFRRGRMVHRSQPQQASFNCPYQLGAWGNKVGEAAVGQIAVKDGDVLVVGSDGLFDNLFDSAIQQIVRMCGELKFSPKMVADILAGNAYCNARSNQDSPFSAASRQQQGTSFTGGKQDDITVVVAYIVS; this comes from the coding sequence ATGGAGCAGATGCCAATTCTTCTTTTCCGATCGCTCGTTTCTCGATCTCCACCCTCCTCGATCTCGAAGTCGAAACCTCGATCTCCAATTCGAAAGAAAGCCAAGATCGAGAACTCGAGCAGAGGCGATCGAGCAACCATGGAggtgctgccgccggcggagaTCCTGCCGACCCTGGCCGAGATGAAGGCCCGAACTCCCAAGCCCATGAGGATCGCCTACGCCATCCGCTACGGCCGCCTgcccgcgtccgccgccgccggccgcgaaGACGTCGCCCGGTGCGTCGCTGCTCTGGCGCGGACGTACGAGCCCGACATGGACGACCTCATGGAGTTCCCCGAGGTGGCTCTGAAGCTGCAGCCCGGGTCGTGCTACCTACGCGACCACGACGAAGACGCGCACTTCATCCGCGCCGATCCCGGCGTGATCGGCGTCGCTGACGGCGTCGGCAGCTGGCGCGCGAAAGGCGTGgatgccgccgccttctcgcGCGCGCTCATGGCCAACGCCCGCGCCCAAGTGGACTCCGCCGTTCCCGGCACTCCCGTGTGCCCCTACAAGCTGCTGGAGCGAGCCTACGAGCAAACAGTCGCGGCAAGCACGCCGGGGTCGTCCACTGCGGTCATCGTCTCGCTCTCCGGCAGGGTTCTCCGCTGGGCGTACGTGGGCGACAGCGGCTTCGCGTTGTTCCGCCGCGGCAGGATGGTGCACCGCTCGCAGCCCCAGCAGGCCTCCTTCAACTGCCCCTACCAGCTGGGCGCCTGGGGCAACAAGGTCGGCGAGGCGGCCGTCGGCCAGATCGCGGTGAAGGACGGCGACGTGCTTGTCGTCGGTTCAGACGGGCTCTTCGACAACCTCTTCGACTCCGCGATCCAGCAGATCGTGCGCATGTGCGGGGAGCTCAAGTTCTCTCCCAAGATGGTCGCCGACATCCTCGCAGGCAACGCTTACTGCAATGCCAGGAGCAACCAAGACTCGCCCTTCAGCGCCGCCTCCCGGCAACAGCAAGGGACCAGCTTCACCGGCGGCAAACAGGACGACAtcaccgtcgtcgtcgcctaCATCGTGTCCTAG